A single Penaeus chinensis breed Huanghai No. 1 chromosome 7, ASM1920278v2, whole genome shotgun sequence DNA region contains:
- the LOC125026918 gene encoding general transcription factor II-I repeat domain-containing protein 2A-like, with product MRRTELLANDLMLQPDLGLKEAPCISLAIDESTDSTDHAQLMVFVRYYDARKKEFCQDLLGVTDLKGRTRGEDIYGALKGMLESRNIDVKSIFSLTTDGAPAMVGREKRLVARLKEDNADMMTNHCIIHQSVLCASLGDEYREVMETIMKLVNFLRSTSALQHRLLRTFLTEVNARHDDLLVHNNVRWLSKGRVLERFWAIRKELQTFLESQNSVKANAFSDFLKDDKKMETVGFLTDMMSHMNDLNVKLRGEKHTIFNLISVIRAFQKKMDLFKTDIQSQLLHFPRLLEQRNDETGTNHVQFIENLINNFKVRFDDFVLGNQLLLFIQNPFLVTDITEFSDEAKLACKWVDAAKIQLEIIDFQENVELKQILCDCSPETFWSKEGSPANFPTLHRLAVQILTMFGSTYSCESAFSTMNFVKNKFRSCMTSEHLHHCTRLAVTKLVPRFSELIRNKKCILNYISIPALHVISVNVSS from the exons ATGAGGAGAACAGAACTATTGGCTAATGATCTTATGTTGCAACCTGATTTAGGACTGAAAGAAGCACCGTGTATCTCACTGGCTATTGATGAATCAACAGACAGTACTGACCATGCTCAACTCATGGTTTTTGTTAGATATTATGATGCAAGGAAGAAAGAATTTTGCCAGGACTTGTTGGGTGTGACTGATCTCAAAGGAAGAACACGAGGAGAGGATATCTATGGAGCTTTGAAAGGCATGTTAGAATCAAGAAATATTGATGTTAAATCCATATTTTCACTGACTACAGATGGAGCCCCAGCTATGGTTGGGCGAGAGAAGAGACTAGTTGCAAGATTAAAAGAAGATAATGCTGACATGATGACTAACCACTGCATAATCCACCAATCAGTACTGTGTGCTAGTCTTGGAGATGAATATAGAGAAGTCATGGAGACTATCATGAAGCTAGTAAACTTCCTTCGATCTACATCGGCACTCCAACATCGTCTACTCAGAACCTTTCTTACCGAGGTCAATGCAAGACATGATGATTTACTAGTGCACAACAATGTGAGATGGCTAAGTAAGGGAAGAGTTTTGGAGCGATTTTGGGCAATTAGGAAGGAGTTACAGACTTTCCTCGAAAGTCAAAACAGTGTGAAGGCAAATgcattttctgattttttgaAAGATGACAAGAAAATGGAAACTGTTGGATTTTTGACAGACATGATGTCACATATGAATGATCTTAATGTCAAACTTCGAGGGGAAAAACACACCATCTTCAATTTGATCTCAGTAATTCGTGCTTTCCAGAAAAAAATGGATCTTTTCAAAACTGATATTCAAAGCCAACTTTTGCATTTTCCCAGACTTTTGGAGCAACGTAATGATGAAACAGGTACTAATCATGTTCAATTTATTGAGAACCTAATCAATAATTTCAAGGTGCGCTTTGATGACTTTGTTCTTGGAAATCAGTTGCTGCTGTTCATTCAAAACCCTTTTCTAGTGACAGATATAACAGAATTTTCAGACGAAGCAAAACTCGCCTGCAAATGGGTAGATGCTGCAAAAATCCAACTGGAAATCATTGACTTTCAAGAGAATGTAGAGCTGAAACAAATACTCTGTGATTGTTCACCAGAAACATTTTGGTCAAAGGAAGGATCCCCTGCTAATTTCCCTACTCTTCATAGACTAGCAGTGCAAATTCTCACAATGTTTGGCTCCACTTACTCCTGTGAGTCTGCTTTCTCTACTATGAACTTTGTGAAGAACAAGTTTCGCTCATGCATGACCAGTGAACACCTCCACCACTGTACTCGACTGGCTGTCACCAAATTAGTACCGAGATTCAGCGAGTTGATAAGGAACAAGAAGT GTATATTAAACTACATTAGCATACCTGCACTACACGTGATTAGTGTAAATGTTTCATCTTGA